Proteins encoded by one window of Enterococcus saccharolyticus subsp. saccharolyticus:
- a CDS encoding class I SAM-dependent methyltransferase, translating to MLQTALHFSHTLLKEVVQPGNYVVDATMGNGNDTLLLAELVGKTGKVYAFDVQEQALISTHKRLIDNDLEHRVQLIHDGHQHLDDYLGKDQEIHAAIFNLGYLPQSDKQVITLPETTRKALDSCLNHLVRKGRIIIVSYYGHEGGQEELETVSTYCRTLPQKLFNVLTYQFINQQNQPPILFCIEKK from the coding sequence ATGCTACAAACCGCCTTGCATTTTAGTCATACTTTGTTAAAAGAAGTGGTACAACCTGGGAATTATGTTGTTGATGCTACTATGGGAAATGGCAATGACACCTTATTATTAGCTGAATTAGTAGGTAAAACCGGAAAAGTTTACGCATTTGATGTACAAGAACAAGCACTGATTTCTACACATAAACGTTTAATTGACAATGATTTAGAACATCGAGTGCAGTTAATTCATGATGGGCATCAACATCTTGATGATTACCTAGGTAAAGATCAAGAAATTCACGCAGCTATTTTTAATCTAGGCTATTTACCCCAAAGTGATAAACAAGTGATTACTTTGCCTGAAACAACTCGGAAAGCCTTGGACAGTTGTTTAAATCACCTTGTGCGCAAAGGACGGATTATCATTGTTTCTTATTATGGGCATGAAGGCGGGCAAGAAGAATTAGAAACAGTGTCTACTTACTGTCGAACACTTCCACAAAAATTATTTAATGTACTAACTTATCAATTTATCAATCAACAAAACCAACCACCTATTTTATTTTGTATTGAGAAAAAATAA
- a CDS encoding DUF4809 family protein, with protein sequence MQATISHSTDLINGGCNACPTIKTMSYTLTLGQVTTPLEELDVPSLVMAIVLQAGFRQTLVMDFMDECIEFQYEEKRVRFVEQFGKQIYKTDEQEIISTQHQSTELLFQQVNQILTELFEIEAVAFVVV encoded by the coding sequence ATGCAAGCAACGATTTCCCATTCAACCGATTTAATAAATGGAGGATGTAATGCATGTCCAACAATCAAAACAATGTCATACACTCTTACGTTAGGTCAAGTCACCACTCCTCTTGAAGAATTGGATGTACCTTCCTTAGTTATGGCAATTGTTTTACAAGCTGGATTTCGGCAAACATTAGTCATGGATTTTATGGATGAATGTATCGAGTTCCAATATGAAGAGAAGCGAGTTCGATTTGTGGAACAATTTGGCAAACAAATCTATAAAACCGATGAACAGGAAATAATTTCTACGCAACACCAAAGTACAGAACTACTTTTTCAGCAGGTTAACCAGATTTTGACGGAGCTATTTGAGATAGAAGCAGTAGCATTTGTAGTTGTTTAG
- a CDS encoding TIGR01212 family radical SAM protein (This family includes YhcC from E. coli K-12, an uncharacterized radical SAM protein.), whose protein sequence is MNPFIYAEDKNKRYHSWNYALRQEFGCKIFKVVIDGGFDCPNRDGTVAHGGCTFCSVSGSGDMILAPEDPLPVQFNKEIKRMHQKWPHVDQYIVYFQNFTNTHAPLAEIKERFEQVINLPGVVGLSIGTRPDCLPDDVVDYLAELNERLYLWVELGLQTTFEETSHLINRAHDYQTYLDGVAKLRKHQIRVCTHLINGLPQETPEMMLENVRRTILDSDIQGIKLHLLHLMRNTRMLRDYHEGRLQLLSREQYIELTCDQLEMIPAEIIIHRLTGDAPRDMLVGPMWSLKKWETLNAIDEELLRRNSYQGKFNVRKEPLHATNRLAF, encoded by the coding sequence ATGAATCCATTTATCTATGCAGAAGATAAAAATAAACGGTATCACTCTTGGAATTATGCATTGCGCCAAGAATTTGGTTGTAAGATTTTTAAAGTAGTGATTGATGGCGGTTTTGATTGTCCGAATCGTGACGGAACTGTCGCCCATGGTGGTTGTACGTTTTGTAGTGTTTCTGGTTCAGGCGACATGATTTTAGCGCCTGAAGACCCATTACCAGTCCAATTCAATAAAGAAATCAAACGGATGCATCAAAAATGGCCCCATGTTGATCAATATATCGTCTACTTTCAAAATTTCACAAATACGCATGCACCCCTTGCAGAAATTAAAGAACGCTTTGAACAAGTAATTAATCTACCGGGTGTTGTGGGATTATCAATCGGGACACGCCCCGACTGTTTACCAGATGATGTCGTGGATTACTTAGCAGAATTAAATGAGCGTTTGTATCTTTGGGTAGAACTTGGTTTACAAACAACTTTTGAAGAAACGAGTCATCTAATCAATCGTGCCCACGATTATCAAACTTATCTTGATGGTGTGGCTAAATTGCGTAAACATCAGATTCGTGTCTGCACCCATTTAATTAACGGTTTGCCACAAGAGACCCCCGAAATGATGCTGGAAAATGTACGACGAACAATTTTAGATTCAGATATTCAAGGGATTAAGTTACATCTGCTTCATTTGATGCGTAATACACGTATGTTGCGTGATTATCATGAAGGTCGCTTACAGTTGCTTTCACGAGAACAATATATAGAACTCACTTGTGACCAGTTGGAAATGATTCCAGCAGAAATAATCATTCACCGTTTAACAGGTGATGCTCCTCGGGATATGTTGGTAGGTCCAATGTGGAGTTTAAAAAAATGGGAAACATTGAATGCAATTGATGAAGAATTACTGCGAAGAAATTCGTACCAAGGAAAATTCAATGTACGAAAGGAACCTTTACATGCTACAAACCGCCTTGCATTTTAG